The stretch of DNA ACCGCATATCGCCTGCAATCATTCTCCTGCTTTTCTGTACTTATGTGATGGGCTATTGCATTAGCGTAGGTTCGCTGTTCTGGGTATTAATTTCTGAAATATTCCCACAAGCCACTCGCGGATTTGCCATGAGTATTGCCACCGTCATTCAATGGCTGGCGAATTTTCTTGTATCGATTTCTTTCCTTACATTCTTTACCAATACCGGACCCTCATTCACTTTTTCCATCTTCGGGGGCTTCTGTTTACTCGCCTTTTTCTTTATTTATTACTTTATACCGGAAACAAGCGGTGTTTCTCTCGAAAAAATTGAAGACAATCTGCTTAAAGGTCACAAAATCAGGGATCTTGGACAAAATCTCAATACGCAAAAAAATAAACTAGCACTAAACTTGGAAATCTGAAATGAATAAAAAATGTCGAATGGGAATTATTGGTGCCGGAAGGATTGGAAAATTGCATGCCGCCAATTTGAAAACACAACTCCCTCAGTTTGAGCTGAATGCCATTGCGGACCCGCAACTGGACACTCACTGGGCAAAAACGCTGGATATTCCGCTGCTCAGCACATCTGTTGAAGATATACTTGATAATCAGGATATCGACGCTGTATTAATTGCTTCGCCCTCTCATTTGCATAGCCAACAGATTCTTAGGGCCTGCGAGTCTGGAAAAGCTATTTTTTGTGAAAAGCCCTTGGGCTTATCCGAACAGGAAATTCTTCAAACAATTGAAGCAGTAAACAAAAATAATACCCTGCTGCAAGTCGGCTTTAATCGTCGCTTTGACCCCAGTTTTTCAAATTTACAAAACCGTATAAAAACAGGTGAAATTGGTCAGACGCAACTTATCTGCATTACCTCACGTGATCCTGCATGCCCCTCAAAGGAGTATTGTGCAACCTCAGGCGGCATTTTCATGGACATGAGTATTCATGATTTTGATATGGCCCGCTTCCTCGCCAATTCAGAAGTGGTTGAAGTTTATGCAGCTGGCGCTGTCCTGATAAACCCTGAATTTGAAGCCTTTAATGATGTCGATACGGCGACAATACAACTGCGCTTTGCGAATGGCACACTGGGCATTATCAATAATAGCCGGCAAGCAGTTTATGGCTATGATCAGCGGATCGAAGTCTTGGGTTCAGAAGGAATGCTGCTCGCTGGAAATCAACCTTCCCATCAAGTAGTAAGTTATGGGATGAATGGCATCCACTCTGCTAATCCCCTGTATTTCTTTTTAGAACGCTACCAGCAAGCTTTTATAACCGAATTAACCGCATTCTATCAAAGCTGGATCTCTGAAAAGCCTGCGCTGGTCTCAACCTTTGACGGACTTCAGGCATTAAGAATTGCTCAGGCGGCAAAACAATCACTGGAAATTAATGCGCCGGTCAAATTGTAATCCTGAATGAGAGCGAAAATGTCAGAACTAAATTATGTAAAAGAGAGGCCCATCGATTTAATTTGTATGGGCCGAGTGGCAGTAGACTTCTATGCAGAAGATATAGGACTTGCTCTTTCAGAAGCCAGTACTTTTAAAAAATACCTGGGGGGATGTGCTGGAAATATTGCTGTTGGGGCAGCGAGACTGGGATTAAGCTGTCAGATGTTTTCCTGTGTGGGCCAGGATGAAATGGGTGCTTTTTTAAAGCAGACACTCATTAAAGAAAACGTTAATATCGATTTACTTCAGGAATCAGATGCCCACCTGACAGGGCTTGTGCTTTTGGGTATTAATCCCCCGCATCACTTCCCTCTAATGTTCTATCGAAATAATTGCGCCGACATGCAGCTTAAAGCAGAACATATTTCAATAAAAAATTTGGAAAAGGCAAAGGCTCTCCTTTTTACAGGCACAGGTTTATCCACTGAAGCCATGCTTGCAACGACGCTGCATACGCTTGCTCTCGCTAAAAAAGCAGGCACACTCATTATTATGGATCTGGACTATCGCCCCGTTCTATGGAATCTGACCACAGCAGGTGATGGCGAAACCCGTTATCTGCCCGCGGCAGAAGTCACCTCTATTTACCAACAGGTTCTTGCTGACTGTTCATTCATTATTGGTACCGAGGAAGAAGTGTTATTGGCAGGAGGTGCGGACAATCTGCCGGCAGCCATTCATTGTATCCAATCCCTTAGCCAGGCTCCAATTGTTGTTAAACGCGGACAGTTGGGCTGCCAGGTTTATCTTAAA from Legionella quinlivanii encodes:
- the iolG gene encoding inositol 2-dehydrogenase produces the protein MNKKCRMGIIGAGRIGKLHAANLKTQLPQFELNAIADPQLDTHWAKTLDIPLLSTSVEDILDNQDIDAVLIASPSHLHSQQILRACESGKAIFCEKPLGLSEQEILQTIEAVNKNNTLLQVGFNRRFDPSFSNLQNRIKTGEIGQTQLICITSRDPACPSKEYCATSGGIFMDMSIHDFDMARFLANSEVVEVYAAGAVLINPEFEAFNDVDTATIQLRFANGTLGIINNSRQAVYGYDQRIEVLGSEGMLLAGNQPSHQVVSYGMNGIHSANPLYFFLERYQQAFITELTAFYQSWISEKPALVSTFDGLQALRIAQAAKQSLEINAPVKL